One window of the Candidatus Binatia bacterium genome contains the following:
- a CDS encoding adenine nucleotide alpha hydrolase → MSSARRKVLLSWSSGKDSAWSLHVLRQQPDIELVGLLTTVNVTHERVAMHAVRRDLLATQAAAAGLPLQEIPIPIGCSNEQYDAAMASALDRAKGAGIKAVAFGDLYLEDIRKYREERLEGTGIEPLFPLWGEPTDALIQTMIRGGLRARITCVDPRQMPEALCGSEIDAAFLAALPAGVDPCGENGEFHSFAFAGPMFDHEIDLRVGETVTRDGFVFTDLLPTAASNEA, encoded by the coding sequence ATGTCGAGTGCCCGACGGAAAGTGTTGCTCTCGTGGAGTAGCGGCAAGGACAGCGCGTGGAGCCTCCACGTGCTGCGCCAGCAGCCCGATATCGAACTCGTCGGGCTGCTCACCACGGTCAACGTCACCCATGAGCGCGTGGCAATGCACGCGGTGCGACGAGATCTCCTCGCCACTCAGGCCGCAGCAGCGGGGCTTCCCCTCCAGGAGATCCCCATCCCGATCGGTTGCAGCAACGAGCAGTACGATGCGGCGATGGCATCCGCCCTCGATCGAGCGAAGGGAGCCGGCATCAAGGCCGTCGCCTTCGGGGATCTCTACCTCGAGGACATTCGGAAATACCGCGAGGAGCGCCTCGAGGGCACCGGGATCGAGCCGCTCTTCCCCCTGTGGGGCGAACCGACCGACGCTCTCATCCAGACGATGATCCGCGGCGGTCTACGCGCGCGGATCACCTGTGTCGACCCTCGCCAGATGCCCGAGGCCCTCTGTGGCTCGGAGATCGACGCCGCGTTCCTCGCGGCCCTCCCTGCCGGCGTGGATCCGTGCGGGGAGAACGGTGAGTTCCATAGCTTCGCGTTCGCCGGGCCGATGTTCGATCACGAGATCGACCTACGGGTCGGTGAGACCGTCACGCGCGACGGCTTCGTGTTCACCGACCTGCTTCCGACCGCCGCGTCGAACGAAGCCTAG
- a CDS encoding MAPEG family protein → MEAIPITGFYSGIMGLILLWLSIRIAATVRAKAEVGFGDAGVAEHTVIIRGRGNFIEYVPTILHYV, encoded by the coding sequence ATGGAGGCAATTCCGATCACCGGCTTCTACTCCGGCATCATGGGATTGATTCTGCTCTGGCTGAGCATCCGGATCGCCGCGACCGTCCGGGCGAAGGCCGAAGTTGGGTTCGGGGACGCAGGCGTTGCCGAGCACACGGTGATCATTCGAGGGCGGGGCAACTTCATCGAGTACGTGCCCACGATCCTGCATTACGTCTAG